A single Peptococcaceae bacterium DNA region contains:
- a CDS encoding undecaprenyl-diphosphate phosphatase, translating to MEHVVKAVVLGIVQGLTEFLPVSSSGHLLVFRKMFGLSEAGLLLDTMLHFGTLAAVMAVFWRDIMDMLKKPFSHLTLLVAVGTIPTALIGLFFKDFFEELAVSGVTVGWEFLATGVIIWAADNIKNRGTKDIKRVTFVDALVVGTLQGAAILPAISRSGFTIAGALFCGIKRETAARFSFLISVPAIMGAVAVQGADLLGGKGESIGALPLAIGALTSAVAGYVAVKWMLAVIQRGSFKGFAVYVWFLGAAIIILQFLGKF from the coding sequence ATGGAACATGTTGTCAAAGCCGTGGTGCTGGGGATTGTGCAGGGTTTGACCGAATTTTTACCGGTCAGCAGCAGCGGGCACCTGCTGGTGTTTCGCAAAATGTTCGGCCTTTCGGAGGCCGGGCTTCTCCTCGATACCATGCTGCATTTCGGCACCCTTGCCGCGGTAATGGCCGTATTCTGGCGCGATATTATGGATATGTTAAAAAAACCTTTCAGCCATCTTACACTCCTGGTGGCAGTCGGAACTATCCCGACAGCCCTGATAGGGCTTTTTTTCAAGGATTTTTTCGAGGAACTTGCCGTGAGCGGTGTAACCGTGGGATGGGAGTTTTTGGCCACCGGCGTGATTATCTGGGCAGCTGACAACATCAAGAACCGTGGAACAAAAGATATTAAGCGCGTCACCTTTGTTGATGCCCTGGTGGTGGGAACCCTGCAGGGTGCAGCCATTCTCCCGGCAATTTCTCGATCCGGTTTCACCATAGCCGGGGCTCTCTTTTGCGGTATCAAAAGGGAAACTGCTGCCCGGTTCTCTTTTCTCATTTCCGTTCCGGCGATCATGGGGGCCGTCGCCGTACAGGGGGCTGACCTGCTGGGAGGAAAAGGCGAGTCGATCGGCGCGCTGCCCCTGGCGATCGGCGCGCTGACCTCGGCTGTTGCCGGGTATGTTGCTGTAAAGTGGATGCTCGCCGTCATCCAGCGTGGCTCGTTTAAGGGATTTGCCGTTTATGTCTGGTTCCTTGGGGCGGCAATCATCATCCTGCAGTTTCTCGGGAAATTTTAA
- a CDS encoding copper amine oxidase N-terminal domain-containing protein: protein MKKLAILLLMLCAAGIQASFPVLLAADEIRVYVDGTPVAFPDQKPVITGEKRTLVPVRFVTQVLGADVFWDEVTKTAVIENQGKTVTIRSGEKKATIDSAEVALDTGAALMNGRMMVPLRFVSECLGAHVEWNGSQRAVYIATDLSPASIFSGQPYRDLGLPAAGDAQPTASRQPGARVQYVESKELPVDLGGYIIYSVAINDEHICVKQYSRDGSPCPLYIAENGIITRARLFPADIQPSSIFVYKYPLAGEASSEAGLGVLKARNISHLMFEGCINGDPVYLVVNNSSSSSIK, encoded by the coding sequence GTGAAAAAGCTTGCCATTTTATTGCTCATGCTCTGTGCAGCCGGCATACAGGCATCTTTTCCCGTTCTTTTGGCGGCTGATGAAATCCGGGTTTATGTGGACGGGACGCCGGTTGCTTTCCCGGACCAGAAACCCGTGATTACAGGGGAAAAGAGGACCCTGGTTCCTGTTCGCTTCGTCACGCAGGTCCTGGGAGCCGATGTATTCTGGGATGAGGTCACCAAAACGGCGGTGATTGAAAACCAAGGCAAGACGGTAACCATAAGGTCCGGCGAAAAGAAGGCGACAATCGATTCGGCGGAGGTTGCCCTTGATACCGGCGCCGCTTTAATGAACGGCAGGATGATGGTGCCTTTGCGGTTTGTGAGCGAATGCCTGGGTGCACATGTGGAATGGAACGGCTCCCAAAGGGCCGTATACATCGCCACGGATTTGTCCCCGGCCAGCATTTTCAGCGGCCAGCCATACCGGGACTTGGGACTTCCCGCAGCCGGGGATGCCCAGCCGACAGCCAGCCGGCAGCCGGGCGCCAGGGTCCAGTATGTCGAAAGCAAAGAACTTCCGGTGGACCTGGGCGGTTATATTATTTACAGCGTGGCAATAAACGATGAACACATCTGCGTCAAACAATACTCCCGAGACGGTTCCCCGTGTCCCCTCTACATTGCCGAGAACGGGATAATAACCAGGGCAAGGCTTTTTCCGGCGGATATTCAGCCCTCGTCAATCTTCGTTTATAAATACCCGCTTGCCGGTGAAGCCTCCAGCGAAGCCGGCCTGGGCGTTCTAAAGGCAAGAAATATAAGCCATTTGATGTTTGAAGGCTGTATCAACGGTGACCCGGTTTATCTTGTTGTAAACAATTCCTCAAGCAGCTCAATAAAGTAA